A single region of the Oncorhynchus kisutch isolate 150728-3 linkage group LG30, Okis_V2, whole genome shotgun sequence genome encodes:
- the LOC109875232 gene encoding vasculin-like protein 1 isoform X4, translating into MAQHDFVPAWLNFSTPQPAKSPAASLEKHGDPHHHRNSRAAVSRRRHNSSDGFFNNGPLHAPAGDGWQQPSLLLRHDSVDSGVAKGGHGGLAGGSCWKEAHPTWHGAPRAAQDRHHHPGRQPKRHGTGGGDRQGGHRQRNGNFHPRKSAPGTLYQDKFPNDEHSREDNLKFVEEDFPSLNPETTGKPGNQMRPVAPHAGVWENPPSGKQMVSKMLVIKKVSKEDPGCTAFSTGFASSGAPPINGSKALPTITSSTHSVYKNLVPKSAMVPTKPPQWKPSGRDSTKPGLHLSGRDSVFTSPVSAAKPAKERPFSTTPPIDIVSSSRLKLMRRGPDRKSDFLRTLKDEVTGDLTSSSSPGTPGEGESSTPEPKAYSQGVCNENGLSHSLSDSDTDHLSSSLEAEHRLLKAMGWQEYPENDDSFLPLTQEELREFQTKTEHVLVLPS; encoded by the exons ATGGCGCAGCATGACTTTGTTCCTGCCTGGCTTAACTTCTCCACGCCCCAGCCTGCCAAG TCCCCTGCAGCCAGCCTAGAGAAGCATGGCGACCCCCATCACCACCGGAACAGCCGTGCTGCCGTGAGCCGCCGCCGACACAACTCCTCCGATGGCTTCTTTAACAACGGGCCCCTGCATGCCCCCGCAG gtgaTGGGTGGCAgcagccctctctcctcctgagACATGACTCTGTGGACTCTGGGGTGGCGAAGGGGGGGCACGGTGGTCTAGCGGGGGGGTCCTGCTGGAAGGAGGCTCATCCCACCTGGCACGGGGCGCCACGGGCAGCACAGGACAGGCACCACCACCCGGGGCGCCAACCCAAACGCCATGGGACgggaggaggggacagacaggGGGGACACCGGCAGCGCAACGGCAACTTCCATCCCCGCAAGAGCGCCCCTGGGACCCTCTACCAGGACAAGTTCCCCAATGATGAACACAGCAGGGAGGACAATCTGAAGTTTGTGGAAGAGGACTTT CCCTCCCTTAACCCTGAAACAACTGGAAAGCCTGGGAACCAGATGAGGCCAGTGGCTCCTCACGCTGGAGTATGGG AGAACCCGCCTAGTGGCAAGCAGATGGTGTCTAAGATGCTGGTGATCAAGAAGGTTTCCAAGGAGGACCCAGGATGCACTGCGTTCTCTACTGGCTTCGCCAGCTCCGGAGCCCCGCCCATCAATGGCAGCAAAGCCCTGCCCACCATCACTAGCTCTACCCACTCAGTCTATAAGAACCTGGTGCCTAAGTCTGCCATGGTGCCCACCAAGCCCCCTCAGTGGAAGCCGAGTGGGAGAGACTCCACCAAGCCTGGCCTCCACCTGTCAGGACGAGACTCTGTCTTCACCAGCCCTGTGTCTGCAGCCAAACCCGCCAAAGAG CGTCCTTTCAGTACGACTCCTCCCATAGACATCGTCTCGTCGTCACGGCTGAAGCTGATGCGGCGCGGACCAGACCGGAAGAGTGACTTCCTGCGGACGCTGAAGGACGAGGTCACCGGTGACCTGACCTCCAGCAGCAGCCCTGGGACACCTGGAGAG GGCGAGAGCAGCACCCCAGAGCCCAAAGCCTACAGCCAGGGAGTCTGCAATGAGAACGGCCTGTCTCACTCCCTCAGCGACTCAGACACTGATCACTTGTCTAGCTCACTGGAGGCAGAACACCG ATTACTGAAGGCCATGGGCTGGCAGGAATACCCAGAAAACGATGACAGCTTCCTGCCCCTCACTCAGGAAGAGCTCAGAGAGTTCCAGACTAAAACTGAACAT GTTCTTGTTCTTCCTAGCTGA
- the LOC109875232 gene encoding vasculin-like protein 1 isoform X1 encodes MAQHDFVPAWLNFSTPQPAKSPAASLEKHGDPHHHRNSRAAVSRRRHNSSDGFFNNGPLHAPAGDGWQQPSLLLRHDSVDSGVAKGGHGGLAGGSCWKEAHPTWHGAPRAAQDRHHHPGRQPKRHGTGGGDRQGGHRQRNGNFHPRKSAPGTLYQDKFPNDEHSREDNLKFVEEDFPSLNPETTGKPGNQMRPVAPHAGVWENPPSGKQMVSKMLVIKKVSKEDPGCTAFSTGFASSGAPPINGSKALPTITSSTHSVYKNLVPKSAMVPTKPPQWKPSGRDSTKPGLHLSGRDSVFTSPVSAAKPAKERPFSTTPPIDIVSSSRLKLMRRGPDRKSDFLRTLKDEVTGDLTSSSSPGTPGETPQGESSTPEPKAYSQGVCNENGLSHSLSDSDTDHLSSSLEAEHRLLKAMGWQEYPENDDSFLPLTQEELREFQTKTEHLKRNGIIPLHFTHWRCVAEAHLEKDEGSESETSSQTSDDDDVNLTKWL; translated from the exons ATGGCGCAGCATGACTTTGTTCCTGCCTGGCTTAACTTCTCCACGCCCCAGCCTGCCAAG TCCCCTGCAGCCAGCCTAGAGAAGCATGGCGACCCCCATCACCACCGGAACAGCCGTGCTGCCGTGAGCCGCCGCCGACACAACTCCTCCGATGGCTTCTTTAACAACGGGCCCCTGCATGCCCCCGCAG gtgaTGGGTGGCAgcagccctctctcctcctgagACATGACTCTGTGGACTCTGGGGTGGCGAAGGGGGGGCACGGTGGTCTAGCGGGGGGGTCCTGCTGGAAGGAGGCTCATCCCACCTGGCACGGGGCGCCACGGGCAGCACAGGACAGGCACCACCACCCGGGGCGCCAACCCAAACGCCATGGGACgggaggaggggacagacaggGGGGACACCGGCAGCGCAACGGCAACTTCCATCCCCGCAAGAGCGCCCCTGGGACCCTCTACCAGGACAAGTTCCCCAATGATGAACACAGCAGGGAGGACAATCTGAAGTTTGTGGAAGAGGACTTT CCCTCCCTTAACCCTGAAACAACTGGAAAGCCTGGGAACCAGATGAGGCCAGTGGCTCCTCACGCTGGAGTATGGG AGAACCCGCCTAGTGGCAAGCAGATGGTGTCTAAGATGCTGGTGATCAAGAAGGTTTCCAAGGAGGACCCAGGATGCACTGCGTTCTCTACTGGCTTCGCCAGCTCCGGAGCCCCGCCCATCAATGGCAGCAAAGCCCTGCCCACCATCACTAGCTCTACCCACTCAGTCTATAAGAACCTGGTGCCTAAGTCTGCCATGGTGCCCACCAAGCCCCCTCAGTGGAAGCCGAGTGGGAGAGACTCCACCAAGCCTGGCCTCCACCTGTCAGGACGAGACTCTGTCTTCACCAGCCCTGTGTCTGCAGCCAAACCCGCCAAAGAG CGTCCTTTCAGTACGACTCCTCCCATAGACATCGTCTCGTCGTCACGGCTGAAGCTGATGCGGCGCGGACCAGACCGGAAGAGTGACTTCCTGCGGACGCTGAAGGACGAGGTCACCGGTGACCTGACCTCCAGCAGCAGCCCTGGGACACCTGGAGAG ACTCCTCAGGGCGAGAGCAGCACCCCAGAGCCCAAAGCCTACAGCCAGGGAGTCTGCAATGAGAACGGCCTGTCTCACTCCCTCAGCGACTCAGACACTGATCACTTGTCTAGCTCACTGGAGGCAGAACACCG ATTACTGAAGGCCATGGGCTGGCAGGAATACCCAGAAAACGATGACAGCTTCCTGCCCCTCACTCAGGAAGAGCTCAGAGAGTTCCAGACTAAAACTGAACAT CTGAAGAGGAATGGGATCATCCCCCTCCACTTCACCCACTGGAGGTGTGTCGCCGAGGCCCACTTAGAAAAGGACGAGGGCTCAGAGTCTGAAACCAGCAGCCAGACCTCAGACGATGATGATGTCAACTTGACGAAGTGGCTttaa
- the LOC109875232 gene encoding vasculin-like protein 1 isoform X2: MAQHDFVPAWLNFSTPQPAKSPAASLEKHGDPHHHRNSRAAVSRRRHNSSDGFFNNGPLHAPAGDGWQQPSLLLRHDSVDSGVAKGGHGGLAGGSCWKEAHPTWHGAPRAAQDRHHHPGRQPKRHGTGGGDRQGGHRQRNGNFHPRKSAPGTLYQDKFPNDEHSREDNLKFVEEDFPSLNPETTGKPGNQMRPVAPHAGVWENPPSGKQMVSKMLVIKKVSKEDPGCTAFSTGFASSGAPPINGSKALPTITSSTHSVYKNLVPKSAMVPTKPPQWKPSGRDSTKPGLHLSGRDSVFTSPVSAAKPAKERPFSTTPPIDIVSSSRLKLMRRGPDRKSDFLRTLKDEVTGDLTSSSSPGTPGEGESSTPEPKAYSQGVCNENGLSHSLSDSDTDHLSSSLEAEHRLLKAMGWQEYPENDDSFLPLTQEELREFQTKTEHLKRNGIIPLHFTHWRCVAEAHLEKDEGSESETSSQTSDDDDVNLTKWL, translated from the exons ATGGCGCAGCATGACTTTGTTCCTGCCTGGCTTAACTTCTCCACGCCCCAGCCTGCCAAG TCCCCTGCAGCCAGCCTAGAGAAGCATGGCGACCCCCATCACCACCGGAACAGCCGTGCTGCCGTGAGCCGCCGCCGACACAACTCCTCCGATGGCTTCTTTAACAACGGGCCCCTGCATGCCCCCGCAG gtgaTGGGTGGCAgcagccctctctcctcctgagACATGACTCTGTGGACTCTGGGGTGGCGAAGGGGGGGCACGGTGGTCTAGCGGGGGGGTCCTGCTGGAAGGAGGCTCATCCCACCTGGCACGGGGCGCCACGGGCAGCACAGGACAGGCACCACCACCCGGGGCGCCAACCCAAACGCCATGGGACgggaggaggggacagacaggGGGGACACCGGCAGCGCAACGGCAACTTCCATCCCCGCAAGAGCGCCCCTGGGACCCTCTACCAGGACAAGTTCCCCAATGATGAACACAGCAGGGAGGACAATCTGAAGTTTGTGGAAGAGGACTTT CCCTCCCTTAACCCTGAAACAACTGGAAAGCCTGGGAACCAGATGAGGCCAGTGGCTCCTCACGCTGGAGTATGGG AGAACCCGCCTAGTGGCAAGCAGATGGTGTCTAAGATGCTGGTGATCAAGAAGGTTTCCAAGGAGGACCCAGGATGCACTGCGTTCTCTACTGGCTTCGCCAGCTCCGGAGCCCCGCCCATCAATGGCAGCAAAGCCCTGCCCACCATCACTAGCTCTACCCACTCAGTCTATAAGAACCTGGTGCCTAAGTCTGCCATGGTGCCCACCAAGCCCCCTCAGTGGAAGCCGAGTGGGAGAGACTCCACCAAGCCTGGCCTCCACCTGTCAGGACGAGACTCTGTCTTCACCAGCCCTGTGTCTGCAGCCAAACCCGCCAAAGAG CGTCCTTTCAGTACGACTCCTCCCATAGACATCGTCTCGTCGTCACGGCTGAAGCTGATGCGGCGCGGACCAGACCGGAAGAGTGACTTCCTGCGGACGCTGAAGGACGAGGTCACCGGTGACCTGACCTCCAGCAGCAGCCCTGGGACACCTGGAGAG GGCGAGAGCAGCACCCCAGAGCCCAAAGCCTACAGCCAGGGAGTCTGCAATGAGAACGGCCTGTCTCACTCCCTCAGCGACTCAGACACTGATCACTTGTCTAGCTCACTGGAGGCAGAACACCG ATTACTGAAGGCCATGGGCTGGCAGGAATACCCAGAAAACGATGACAGCTTCCTGCCCCTCACTCAGGAAGAGCTCAGAGAGTTCCAGACTAAAACTGAACAT CTGAAGAGGAATGGGATCATCCCCCTCCACTTCACCCACTGGAGGTGTGTCGCCGAGGCCCACTTAGAAAAGGACGAGGGCTCAGAGTCTGAAACCAGCAGCCAGACCTCAGACGATGATGATGTCAACTTGACGAAGTGGCTttaa
- the LOC109875232 gene encoding vasculin-like protein 1 isoform X3, which yields MAQHDFVPAWLNFSTPQPAKSPAASLEKHGDPHHHRNSRAAVSRRRHNSSDGFFNNGPLHAPAGDGWQQPSLLLRHDSVDSGVAKGGHGGLAGGSCWKEAHPTWHGAPRAAQDRHHHPGRQPKRHGTGGGDRQGGHRQRNGNFHPRKSAPGTLYQDKFPNDEHSREDNLKFVEEDFPSLNPETTGKPGNQMRPVAPHAGVWENPPSGKQMVSKMLVIKKVSKEDPGCTAFSTGFASSGAPPINGSKALPTITSSTHSVYKNLVPKSAMVPTKPPQWKPSGRDSTKPGLHLSGRDSVFTSPVSAAKPAKERPFSTTPPIDIVSSSRLKLMRRGPDRKSDFLRTLKDEVTGDLTSSSSPGTPGETPQGESSTPEPKAYSQGVCNENGLSHSLSDSDTDHLSSSLEAEHRLLKAMGWQEYPENDDSFLPLTQEELREFQTKTEHVLVLPS from the exons ATGGCGCAGCATGACTTTGTTCCTGCCTGGCTTAACTTCTCCACGCCCCAGCCTGCCAAG TCCCCTGCAGCCAGCCTAGAGAAGCATGGCGACCCCCATCACCACCGGAACAGCCGTGCTGCCGTGAGCCGCCGCCGACACAACTCCTCCGATGGCTTCTTTAACAACGGGCCCCTGCATGCCCCCGCAG gtgaTGGGTGGCAgcagccctctctcctcctgagACATGACTCTGTGGACTCTGGGGTGGCGAAGGGGGGGCACGGTGGTCTAGCGGGGGGGTCCTGCTGGAAGGAGGCTCATCCCACCTGGCACGGGGCGCCACGGGCAGCACAGGACAGGCACCACCACCCGGGGCGCCAACCCAAACGCCATGGGACgggaggaggggacagacaggGGGGACACCGGCAGCGCAACGGCAACTTCCATCCCCGCAAGAGCGCCCCTGGGACCCTCTACCAGGACAAGTTCCCCAATGATGAACACAGCAGGGAGGACAATCTGAAGTTTGTGGAAGAGGACTTT CCCTCCCTTAACCCTGAAACAACTGGAAAGCCTGGGAACCAGATGAGGCCAGTGGCTCCTCACGCTGGAGTATGGG AGAACCCGCCTAGTGGCAAGCAGATGGTGTCTAAGATGCTGGTGATCAAGAAGGTTTCCAAGGAGGACCCAGGATGCACTGCGTTCTCTACTGGCTTCGCCAGCTCCGGAGCCCCGCCCATCAATGGCAGCAAAGCCCTGCCCACCATCACTAGCTCTACCCACTCAGTCTATAAGAACCTGGTGCCTAAGTCTGCCATGGTGCCCACCAAGCCCCCTCAGTGGAAGCCGAGTGGGAGAGACTCCACCAAGCCTGGCCTCCACCTGTCAGGACGAGACTCTGTCTTCACCAGCCCTGTGTCTGCAGCCAAACCCGCCAAAGAG CGTCCTTTCAGTACGACTCCTCCCATAGACATCGTCTCGTCGTCACGGCTGAAGCTGATGCGGCGCGGACCAGACCGGAAGAGTGACTTCCTGCGGACGCTGAAGGACGAGGTCACCGGTGACCTGACCTCCAGCAGCAGCCCTGGGACACCTGGAGAG ACTCCTCAGGGCGAGAGCAGCACCCCAGAGCCCAAAGCCTACAGCCAGGGAGTCTGCAATGAGAACGGCCTGTCTCACTCCCTCAGCGACTCAGACACTGATCACTTGTCTAGCTCACTGGAGGCAGAACACCG ATTACTGAAGGCCATGGGCTGGCAGGAATACCCAGAAAACGATGACAGCTTCCTGCCCCTCACTCAGGAAGAGCTCAGAGAGTTCCAGACTAAAACTGAACAT GTTCTTGTTCTTCCTAGCTGA